In a single window of the Streptomyces sp. HUAS ZL42 genome:
- a CDS encoding tyrosine-type recombinase/integrase, which yields MSTDDNGPVLRPHGEAKPGYSLDIRIWKVTKVNRKARPYQLRWVVGGKVSSATFATSALAENRSSELRQAMRRGEAFEIASGQPESEVRAAAEAAKAAEVEPPLRWFEFCRKYVAGRWRTSAAKTREGMADGLAAVTLAMVKRGDGAPSDEQLRLAFRWGIVPANAGEDPPADLKAAYEWLTTTDRPVGDVADAAVFEDVLYRLGYKLDGTPAAGDTYRRRRRALNTALEHAVVAGDLSENPLQRARRKHVGSNDVVDRRVLVNALQARQLLAAVSYVGSWDRCRGRRLVAFYAVLYYAGLRPAEAVGLRRSDCHLPDAGWGTLTLRETRPVSGKQWTDSGERHDRRGLKAREAKSDRPVPIPPVLVAILRAHLDAFGTAKEGRVFGNERGGVVGSSTYWRVWEEAREYALPPERVDSPLAGRPYDLRHACITRWLNAGVPIAEVARRVGNSPEVIHRRYHGCIDGHEEAANAKIAKALEEDGDAA from the coding sequence GTGAGCACGGATGACAACGGTCCTGTTCTCCGACCGCACGGGGAGGCCAAGCCGGGGTATTCGCTCGATATCCGAATTTGGAAAGTCACGAAGGTCAATCGGAAAGCGCGCCCGTACCAACTGCGCTGGGTCGTAGGCGGGAAAGTGAGTAGTGCGACGTTCGCCACGTCGGCACTCGCTGAAAACCGAAGCTCGGAATTGCGGCAGGCTATGCGCCGGGGTGAGGCTTTCGAGATCGCAAGCGGACAGCCTGAGTCTGAGGTCCGCGCGGCAGCGGAAGCGGCGAAAGCCGCAGAGGTTGAACCGCCATTGCGGTGGTTCGAGTTCTGCCGCAAGTACGTCGCAGGGCGGTGGCGTACGAGTGCAGCCAAGACCCGAGAGGGCATGGCGGACGGTCTTGCAGCCGTGACGCTCGCCATGGTCAAGCGCGGGGACGGCGCTCCTTCGGATGAGCAATTGCGGTTGGCCTTCCGGTGGGGGATCGTGCCCGCGAATGCTGGGGAGGACCCGCCGGCCGACCTCAAAGCCGCGTACGAATGGCTCACGACGACGGATCGCCCGGTGGGCGATGTGGCAGACGCTGCGGTGTTCGAGGACGTGCTCTATCGCCTCGGGTACAAGCTGGACGGCACCCCGGCGGCGGGCGACACGTACAGGCGCCGCCGCCGAGCCCTGAACACCGCCCTTGAACACGCGGTGGTCGCGGGCGACCTCTCAGAGAACCCGCTTCAGCGCGCCCGCCGGAAGCACGTGGGCTCCAATGACGTGGTGGACCGGCGCGTCCTCGTGAATGCCCTACAAGCCCGTCAGTTGCTCGCGGCAGTGTCCTACGTCGGATCGTGGGATCGCTGCCGTGGGAGGCGCCTGGTGGCTTTCTACGCGGTCCTGTACTACGCGGGCTTGCGTCCGGCTGAGGCGGTCGGGCTGAGGCGGTCTGACTGCCATCTCCCGGACGCAGGATGGGGCACGCTGACGCTCCGGGAGACGCGTCCCGTCTCCGGGAAGCAGTGGACCGATTCCGGCGAACGTCACGACCGTCGCGGGCTGAAGGCGCGGGAGGCCAAGAGCGACCGTCCGGTGCCTATCCCGCCTGTCTTGGTGGCGATACTGCGGGCGCACCTGGACGCTTTCGGTACGGCCAAGGAAGGGCGCGTGTTCGGGAACGAGCGTGGGGGCGTGGTCGGCTCATCGACCTATTGGCGGGTGTGGGAGGAAGCGCGGGAGTATGCGCTCCCACCTGAGCGCGTCGACTCGCCGTTGGCGGGGCGTCCGTACGACCTGCGGCATGCCTGCATTACGCGGTGGCTGAATGCGGGAGTCCCGATCGCAGAGGTGGCCCGCCGCGTTGGGAATTCACCCGAGGTGATCCATCGCCGTTACCACGGTTGCATTGACGGTCATGAGGAAGCCGCCAACGCGAAGATCGCAAAGGCGTTGGAGGAAGACGGAGACGCCGCATAG
- a CDS encoding helix-turn-helix transcriptional regulator produces the protein MSAPTRDEKMTVEEVITDLKVAPSTFYRWRQLGKAPRAIKLPNGDVRIRRSEYERWLAEREDAA, from the coding sequence ATGAGCGCCCCCACGCGGGACGAGAAGATGACCGTCGAAGAGGTCATCACTGATCTGAAGGTCGCCCCGTCGACCTTCTACCGGTGGCGCCAACTCGGTAAAGCGCCCCGCGCCATCAAGCTCCCCAACGGCGACGTACGGATCCGGCGGTCGGAATACGAACGTTGGCTTGCAGAGCGGGAGGACGCTGCGTGA
- a CDS encoding AAA family ATPase, whose protein sequence is MSTNPIPPLHLYSVPSDPETAPAAPPKRERPRTAWTADQLMAAHFPEPKWAVPGILAEGVSVLAGPPKVGKSWLSLGLGLSVAAGGKAFDSVPVQGGPVLYLALEDTPRRLQTRMGKLLGGQPAPAGLTLVTECPPFPQGGTEAIAQWLERNPDARMVVIDVFAKMRGQAPAGVSAYDADYVAVGYAKRLADHYGVAVVLVHHVRKAGSEDFLTEVSGTNGIAGAADATLVLKRARGQADGILHVTGRDVDEAEYALSFQPASGAWHLLDGPVTDHTVSDTRATILRYVRAHPGAKPKDMAGELPNVDLDTIRRTCNRMADAGQLTKDPSGRYYPDTDARTEGVQEVSALSGCPVMPSDQHEHPGQSELELSGLSGADQAEGKAE, encoded by the coding sequence ATGAGTACCAACCCCATCCCGCCCCTGCACCTGTACTCCGTGCCCAGCGACCCCGAGACGGCACCCGCCGCGCCGCCGAAGCGGGAACGCCCGCGGACCGCATGGACGGCCGATCAGCTCATGGCCGCGCACTTCCCCGAGCCGAAATGGGCCGTGCCCGGCATCCTCGCCGAGGGCGTCAGCGTGCTCGCCGGGCCGCCCAAGGTCGGCAAGTCCTGGCTCTCCCTCGGACTGGGCCTGTCTGTGGCGGCCGGAGGCAAGGCGTTCGACTCCGTGCCCGTTCAGGGCGGACCGGTGCTCTACCTCGCCCTGGAAGACACCCCGCGCCGTCTCCAGACCCGCATGGGCAAGCTCCTCGGAGGCCAGCCGGCCCCCGCCGGGCTGACACTGGTCACCGAATGCCCGCCCTTCCCCCAAGGCGGCACGGAGGCCATCGCCCAGTGGCTGGAGCGCAACCCCGACGCGCGCATGGTCGTCATCGACGTATTCGCCAAGATGCGCGGACAGGCACCGGCAGGGGTGTCGGCGTACGACGCGGACTATGTCGCCGTCGGCTACGCCAAGCGGCTCGCCGACCACTACGGGGTGGCCGTCGTCCTCGTCCACCACGTCCGCAAAGCAGGTTCCGAGGACTTCCTCACGGAGGTGTCCGGCACTAACGGCATTGCCGGAGCCGCTGACGCCACGCTCGTACTGAAGCGGGCCCGCGGGCAGGCAGACGGCATCCTGCACGTCACCGGCCGCGACGTCGACGAAGCCGAGTACGCCCTCAGCTTCCAACCCGCCTCCGGAGCCTGGCATTTGCTGGACGGGCCGGTCACTGACCACACCGTCAGCGACACCCGCGCCACGATCCTGCGCTACGTCCGCGCTCACCCCGGTGCCAAACCAAAGGACATGGCAGGCGAGTTGCCGAACGTCGACCTGGACACGATCCGGCGCACCTGCAACCGGATGGCCGACGCCGGACAGCTCACCAAGGACCCCAGCGGCCGGTACTACCCGGACACCGACGCTCGGACAGAGGGCGTGCAAGAGGTGTCCGCACTGTCCGGCTGTCCGGTTATGCCCTCTGACCAGCACGAACACCCCGGACAGTCGGAATTGGAGCTGTCCGGGCTGTCCGGTGCGGACCAAGCCGAAGGGAAGGCGGAATGA
- a CDS encoding bifunctional DNA primase/polymerase, giving the protein MPYPDGSAQLTAALDAASRGWRVFPLIPGDKRPAVSDWETRATTDPDRITRAWSADAFNVGIATGPSGLVVIDLDKPKHPGDTPPAAWAEHDVTDGADVLAVLCERHGQPFPTDTHTVRTWSGGIHLYFAAPEGESLRNTAGDSARGLGWKVDTRAWGGLVVGAGSTFTGHPYEIVRNAPVAPLPGWLAELLRPAPLPPQTPITVALTGRGRCAAFLRSAVKGEVQRVTNSGPHEHNNALFIAAVALGQLVAGGELSEADVTGWLLTAAIQVGQSEREAQRTIASGLRAGARRPRTVAA; this is encoded by the coding sequence ATGCCGTACCCGGACGGCTCTGCCCAGCTCACCGCCGCGCTTGACGCAGCGTCGCGTGGCTGGCGCGTCTTCCCCCTCATCCCCGGCGACAAGCGCCCGGCCGTCTCCGACTGGGAGACTCGCGCCACCACCGACCCGGACCGCATCACCCGCGCGTGGTCTGCGGACGCCTTCAACGTCGGCATCGCCACCGGCCCTTCCGGCTTGGTCGTCATCGACCTGGACAAGCCCAAGCACCCCGGCGACACACCGCCGGCCGCTTGGGCCGAGCACGACGTCACGGACGGCGCCGACGTGCTCGCCGTGCTCTGCGAGCGCCACGGCCAGCCCTTCCCCACCGACACCCATACCGTCCGCACCTGGAGCGGCGGCATCCACCTGTACTTCGCCGCCCCCGAGGGCGAGTCTCTGCGCAACACCGCCGGGGACAGCGCCCGCGGACTGGGCTGGAAGGTCGACACCCGCGCGTGGGGCGGTCTCGTGGTCGGCGCGGGCAGCACCTTCACTGGACACCCGTACGAAATCGTCCGCAACGCCCCCGTGGCGCCTCTGCCGGGCTGGCTTGCCGAACTGCTGCGCCCGGCCCCCCTCCCCCCGCAGACGCCCATCACGGTCGCCCTCACCGGCCGCGGACGGTGCGCCGCTTTCCTGCGGTCCGCCGTCAAAGGGGAAGTTCAGCGGGTCACCAACTCCGGCCCACACGAACACAACAACGCGCTCTTCATCGCCGCGGTTGCTCTCGGACAGCTTGTTGCCGGAGGCGAGTTGAGCGAAGCCGACGTCACCGGCTGGCTCCTCACGGCCGCGATCCAAGTCGGCCAGAGCGAGCGCGAGGCACAGCGCACCATCGCCTCCGGGCTCAGGGCCGGAGCCCGGCGCCCCCGGACGGTCGCCGCATGA
- a CDS encoding FtsK/SpoIIIE domain-containing protein, whose product MKHPDDDNELFNRLEAEMTSDSDGDVVDLDKARSARTESADRTPDSGPDQSADPGEGESDDSGPTLVDRPAPTQSGPGLIDRIRDSKRLDVIPTWLKSGAEFKDAMKWLAGHVWHTIAFHTVRVPFLYVPKLIWRSPRGLANTLMRVGRWAVDAEGEPLRQAEARRENSELYLKLSRQRDRRVRLRMLLTVIGAVFALGMGLFLIYGAEPGTQVISATLTVLTLGWLGAPADAPLATRAVIKTEVQKLTSDIVIKAMASIGIGQIATAVAKGQDGIKFVAPITREGPGWRADIDLPLGVTVADVADRRARLASGLRRPLGCVWPDADPSEHEGRLILWVGDRDLSKTGMVKWQLASARRHDIFKRNPFGIDPRGRAQSVPMIQHNILIGSLPGQGKTASVRVLACGAALDPSVELWLHENKGTGDLDSLECVSHRFVSGIDDDSIKYAADSLKLLREEVMRRAAAIKKLPRDLCPDKRITRQIADKRSLKLWPLVGVFDECQNLFGHPKYGKQAGEDAEFIIKLGRALGVILILATQRPDKDSLPTGISGNVSIRFALKVAGQVENDMILGTSAYKNGVRATSFRPEIDAGNGYLAGATALPVVVRTAYLDDNATHAIAQRAHALRKAEKTLSGHALGEDAEAVTGPSYDLLADVAAVVPPSEERVWNERIAVRLAELRPEVYGGWKGENVTSALKPHGIKTRDVAGTTDDGTRTTRRGIARADLTKAIAERDQKRGAA is encoded by the coding sequence GTGAAACACCCCGACGACGACAACGAACTCTTCAACCGGCTGGAAGCCGAGATGACGTCCGACTCCGACGGCGACGTGGTCGACCTCGACAAGGCCCGGTCGGCCCGTACCGAGTCGGCCGACCGCACGCCCGACTCCGGGCCCGACCAGTCGGCCGACCCGGGCGAGGGGGAGTCGGACGACTCCGGCCCGACCCTGGTCGACCGCCCCGCGCCGACTCAGTCGGGCCCCGGTCTGATCGACCGCATCCGCGACTCCAAGCGGCTGGACGTCATCCCTACGTGGCTGAAGTCGGGTGCCGAGTTCAAGGACGCGATGAAGTGGCTGGCCGGGCACGTCTGGCACACCATCGCCTTCCATACGGTCCGCGTGCCGTTCCTGTACGTGCCCAAGCTGATCTGGCGCTCGCCGCGCGGCCTGGCCAACACCCTGATGCGCGTGGGCCGTTGGGCGGTCGACGCGGAGGGCGAGCCGCTGCGGCAGGCGGAGGCGCGCCGGGAGAACTCCGAGCTGTACCTGAAGCTGTCCCGCCAGCGTGACCGCCGGGTGCGGCTGCGGATGCTCCTCACCGTGATCGGTGCCGTGTTCGCCCTGGGAATGGGCCTCTTCCTGATCTACGGGGCCGAGCCGGGAACGCAGGTCATCTCCGCCACGCTCACCGTGCTGACGCTGGGCTGGCTGGGCGCCCCGGCGGATGCGCCGCTGGCCACCCGCGCCGTCATCAAGACCGAGGTACAGAAGCTGACCAGCGACATCGTCATCAAGGCCATGGCATCCATCGGCATCGGCCAGATCGCCACCGCTGTCGCCAAGGGCCAGGACGGCATCAAGTTCGTCGCCCCGATCACCCGCGAGGGACCGGGCTGGCGCGCGGACATCGACCTCCCGCTGGGCGTCACAGTCGCCGATGTGGCCGACCGGCGCGCCCGGCTCGCCTCCGGCCTGCGCCGCCCGCTGGGCTGCGTGTGGCCGGACGCCGACCCCAGCGAGCACGAGGGGCGCCTCATCCTGTGGGTGGGGGACCGGGACCTGTCCAAGACCGGCATGGTCAAGTGGCAGCTGGCCAGCGCCCGGCGGCACGACATCTTCAAGCGGAACCCGTTCGGCATCGACCCGCGCGGCCGGGCTCAGTCGGTGCCGATGATCCAGCACAACATCCTGATCGGCTCGCTGCCCGGCCAGGGCAAGACCGCCTCCGTGCGCGTCCTCGCGTGCGGCGCCGCCCTGGACCCATCGGTGGAACTGTGGCTGCACGAGAACAAGGGCACCGGCGACCTGGACTCCCTCGAATGCGTCAGCCACCGGTTCGTCTCCGGCATCGACGACGACTCGATCAAGTACGCGGCCGACTCCCTGAAGCTGCTGCGTGAAGAGGTCATGCGCCGCGCCGCGGCGATCAAGAAGCTGCCGCGGGATCTGTGCCCGGACAAGCGCATCACTCGGCAGATCGCCGACAAGCGCTCGCTGAAGCTGTGGCCGCTGGTTGGGGTGTTCGATGAGTGCCAGAACCTGTTCGGTCACCCCAAGTACGGCAAACAGGCTGGTGAGGACGCCGAGTTCATCATCAAGCTCGGCCGCGCGCTGGGTGTGATCCTCATCCTGGCCACACAGCGTCCGGACAAGGACTCCCTGCCGACCGGGATCAGCGGCAACGTGTCCATCCGCTTCGCCCTCAAGGTCGCAGGCCAGGTCGAGAACGACATGATCCTGGGCACGTCCGCGTACAAGAACGGCGTGCGCGCCACCTCGTTCCGCCCGGAGATCGACGCCGGTAACGGCTACCTCGCCGGCGCCACCGCGCTGCCGGTCGTGGTGCGCACCGCCTACCTCGACGACAACGCCACCCACGCCATCGCCCAGCGCGCGCACGCGCTGCGCAAGGCCGAGAAAACCCTGTCCGGGCACGCGCTCGGCGAGGACGCCGAGGCCGTGACCGGGCCGTCCTACGACCTGCTCGCCGACGTCGCCGCGGTTGTGCCGCCGTCGGAGGAGCGGGTGTGGAACGAGCGGATCGCTGTCCGGCTGGCCGAGTTGCGGCCGGAGGTCTACGGCGGCTGGAAGGGCGAGAACGTCACGTCCGCGCTCAAGCCGCACGGCATCAAGACCCGCGACGTGGCCGGGACCACCGACGACGGCACCCGCACCACCCGCCGCGGTATCGCACGCGCAGACCTCACAAAGGCGATTGCGGAGCGTGACCAAAAGCGGGGCGCCGCCTAG
- a CDS encoding RRQRL motif-containing zinc-binding protein — translation MTAYAKCFDPSGARFGVPTFPWRFAPDGYATRRQLRAAGLRPGGQPVAAQVMRRHRGRKTGVQVAYLYRVDRAKPVRPMTSRKWGALALAMLARRTCPNCQITYSYCIPTSLGMCILCAYPEEQCAA, via the coding sequence ATGACCGCCTACGCCAAGTGCTTCGACCCCTCTGGCGCGCGGTTCGGGGTCCCTACGTTCCCGTGGCGGTTCGCTCCGGACGGCTACGCCACTCGCCGACAGCTGCGGGCGGCCGGGCTGCGGCCGGGTGGCCAGCCGGTTGCCGCGCAGGTGATGCGCCGCCACCGAGGCCGCAAGACGGGCGTGCAGGTCGCCTACCTGTACCGCGTCGACCGCGCGAAGCCGGTGCGGCCGATGACCTCCCGCAAGTGGGGCGCGCTCGCCCTGGCGATGCTCGCCCGCCGCACCTGCCCCAACTGCCAGATCACCTACAGCTACTGCATCCCGACCTCGCTCGGGATGTGCATCCTCTGCGCCTACCCCGAGGAACAGTGCGCCGCCTGA
- a CDS encoding GGDEF domain-containing protein codes for MNTFVTMLAAAAPVASGWTAHTLWLRRRLNVARRDPLTGLRTREAFTRRATALLRDPRAVVVLADVDRFKQINDTFGHAAGDALLKATAARLADHVGRFGVAGRLGGDEFAAVLIDDHGTASDLLAVLHRVLARPVDGQDPSVRTTVSLGWVRAVDFPGEDLSGLLRRADEAMYAAKQTRAGTRRAGLGRLFATVTGRRAGRTGASTDMPVVGVAAG; via the coding sequence ATGAACACCTTCGTGACCATGCTGGCCGCGGCGGCTCCGGTCGCTTCGGGCTGGACGGCGCACACGCTGTGGCTGCGGCGGCGCCTGAACGTCGCCCGCCGTGACCCCCTGACTGGCCTGCGGACGCGCGAGGCATTCACACGCCGCGCCACTGCCCTGCTGCGGGATCCGCGGGCGGTCGTGGTGCTGGCCGATGTCGACCGCTTCAAGCAGATCAATGACACCTTCGGCCACGCTGCTGGAGACGCGCTGTTGAAGGCGACCGCGGCCCGGCTTGCGGACCACGTCGGCCGCTTTGGGGTGGCTGGGCGGCTTGGGGGCGATGAGTTCGCCGCCGTCCTGATCGACGACCACGGCACCGCGAGTGATCTGCTCGCCGTGCTGCACCGTGTGCTCGCCCGTCCGGTCGACGGCCAGGATCCTTCCGTACGCACCACGGTCTCGCTCGGCTGGGTGCGCGCCGTCGACTTCCCCGGCGAGGACCTGTCCGGGCTGCTGCGGCGGGCCGATGAGGCGATGTACGCGGCCAAACAGACCCGCGCCGGAACCCGCCGTGCCGGGCTGGGGCGGCTGTTCGCCACTGTCACCGGACGGCGTGCCGGACGCACCGGTGCCAGCACCGATATGCCCGTGGTGGGGGTGGCTGCCGGATGA
- a CDS encoding DUF2637 domain-containing protein: MTTATETARAGVPPLTKPETGLAGLGALAAAGVGALGLIASFDAVSSAAARWGFSSPWMLPVGIDVAIPVFTVANLLLIRMDMALAWVRFVPWALTLVTCGLNVAAGHSLWAKIAHGTMPLLWVVFSEIGAHVYAVRIGAATGRRMEKVRFSRWMLAPLSTFALWRRMTLWEITSYAEALKRERERQLARARLRERHGRRWRSKTPRPERVLLKLGELAPASEDVPPLLPQQAETPKPEASKSPRKRPAGTKGKGKAAKSPRTPAALLAEAREVTADWADDAINAEAIRTSLHCSAANSRVLRDALLTERAEGRRLHSVDGDDDTQGAAA; the protein is encoded by the coding sequence ATGACGACCGCAACCGAGACGGCACGCGCGGGCGTGCCGCCACTGACGAAGCCGGAGACTGGGCTCGCCGGATTAGGCGCGTTGGCAGCGGCCGGTGTCGGTGCACTGGGGCTGATCGCCTCATTCGACGCGGTCTCCTCTGCCGCCGCGCGGTGGGGCTTCAGCTCGCCGTGGATGCTGCCGGTCGGCATCGACGTCGCCATTCCGGTGTTCACCGTGGCCAACCTGCTGCTGATCCGGATGGATATGGCGTTGGCGTGGGTGCGGTTCGTGCCGTGGGCGCTGACGCTGGTCACCTGCGGGCTGAACGTCGCGGCCGGGCACTCGCTGTGGGCGAAGATCGCGCACGGCACGATGCCGCTGCTGTGGGTGGTGTTCTCCGAGATCGGCGCCCATGTCTACGCCGTACGGATCGGCGCCGCGACCGGCCGGCGGATGGAGAAGGTGCGGTTCTCCCGCTGGATGCTCGCCCCGCTGTCGACGTTCGCCCTGTGGCGGCGGATGACGCTGTGGGAGATCACCTCCTACGCCGAGGCGCTGAAGCGGGAGCGCGAGCGGCAGTTGGCCCGCGCCCGGCTGCGCGAGCGGCACGGGCGGCGGTGGCGGTCGAAGACCCCGCGCCCGGAACGTGTGCTGCTGAAGCTGGGCGAGCTGGCCCCGGCGAGTGAGGACGTGCCGCCCCTGCTGCCGCAGCAGGCGGAGACGCCGAAGCCGGAGGCGTCCAAGTCGCCGCGCAAGCGCCCGGCTGGCACCAAGGGCAAGGGCAAGGCTGCCAAGTCGCCGCGGACCCCGGCGGCACTGCTCGCCGAGGCGCGTGAGGTCACGGCCGACTGGGCGGATGACGCGATCAACGCGGAAGCCATCCGCACCTCGCTGCACTGCTCGGCCGCCAACTCCCGTGTCCTGCGCGATGCGTTGCTGACCGAGCGGGCCGAAGGGCGCCGCCTGCACTCCGTCGACGGCGACGACGACACCCAGGGGGCGGCGGCATGA
- a CDS encoding helix-turn-helix domain-containing protein — MANERLRGAIVDLGLTLDEVAERLGVAAKTVERWINEPERKPYRRFQFATASLLKCEVSYLWPDERTSAEVVAAGNAELVRLYPHRSVVMQTLWTNLYSKATRQFDLLVYSGFWLTEDASFHRIVKEKSADGVPIRFILGEPTSPAVAVRGEDEGIGAAMAGKIRNALINYGPLFGLPGVEFRLHGTTLYNSIYRADDEMLANGHLYGVGAYMAPVLHLRRVPGGELFDAYAESVDKVWESARPISSPADWEGATG; from the coding sequence GTGGCGAACGAGCGGCTACGCGGCGCGATAGTGGACTTGGGCCTGACGCTCGATGAGGTTGCCGAACGACTCGGGGTCGCGGCCAAGACGGTGGAACGATGGATCAACGAACCTGAGCGCAAGCCATATCGGCGTTTCCAGTTCGCAACAGCCTCGCTGTTGAAGTGCGAAGTGTCGTACCTGTGGCCGGACGAACGGACGTCAGCTGAGGTCGTGGCCGCTGGCAACGCGGAGTTGGTCAGGCTCTATCCGCACCGGTCCGTCGTGATGCAAACCCTCTGGACGAACCTCTACTCCAAGGCGACCCGTCAGTTTGACCTGCTGGTTTACTCCGGGTTCTGGCTCACGGAGGACGCGTCGTTCCACCGCATCGTGAAGGAGAAGTCAGCCGACGGAGTGCCCATCCGCTTCATTCTGGGAGAGCCCACGTCGCCGGCCGTGGCCGTGCGCGGTGAGGACGAAGGGATCGGCGCGGCGATGGCAGGGAAGATCCGAAACGCTCTCATCAACTACGGTCCGCTCTTTGGCCTCCCCGGGGTGGAGTTCCGGCTGCACGGTACGACCCTCTACAACTCGATCTACCGAGCCGATGACGAGATGCTGGCGAACGGGCACCTCTACGGCGTCGGCGCCTACATGGCCCCCGTGTTGCACCTGCGGCGCGTGCCCGGCGGTGAACTCTTTGACGCGTATGCCGAGAGCGTTGACAAGGTCTGGGAATCGGCCCGGCCGATCTCTTCACCTGCCGATTGGGAAGGCGCTACCGGATGA
- a CDS encoding NUDIX domain-containing protein yields MSRIDYFRDPNAPQANSVVPSVTAVVRDDAGRLLLIHKTDNDLWALPGGGHDIGERIGDTVVREVAEETGIDVEIDSIVGLYTDPAHVLAYDDGEVRQQFSICFRAHPVGGSLRTSSESKEVRWVDPADLDRLDIHPSMMLRIRHGLDESRREPHIG; encoded by the coding sequence ATGAGCCGCATCGACTACTTCCGCGACCCGAACGCCCCTCAGGCCAACTCGGTGGTGCCATCGGTCACCGCAGTCGTCCGGGACGACGCGGGACGATTGCTGCTCATTCACAAGACGGACAACGATCTGTGGGCGCTGCCCGGCGGTGGCCACGACATCGGGGAGCGCATTGGTGACACCGTCGTCCGTGAGGTCGCAGAAGAAACCGGCATTGACGTTGAGATAGACAGCATCGTGGGGCTCTACACCGACCCTGCACACGTCTTGGCGTACGACGACGGAGAGGTCCGGCAACAGTTCTCCATCTGCTTCCGAGCCCACCCCGTCGGCGGTTCCCTGCGCACGAGCAGTGAGTCAAAAGAGGTCCGCTGGGTTGACCCAGCGGACCTTGACCGATTGGACATTCACCCGTCAATGATGCTGCGCATCCGACACGGCCTCGATGAATCGCGGCGGGAGCCTCACATCGGCTGA
- a CDS encoding HD domain-containing protein, translated as MGLTEWAYSLSESLLSDPLPRRWAHSLGVAKRARSLAPIMGGDGELLEAAAVLHDIGYSPAIAATGFHPLDGARFLRDQEGADERVVRLVAHHSCALLEADERGLRQELEGEFELERPDLVDALLYCDMTTTPDGTQTTPAARLDEIVQRYGPDTIVGRFIHRAAPEIHAATKRVDDRLAQVSAGSQPM; from the coding sequence ATGGGACTGACTGAGTGGGCGTACTCGCTCTCCGAATCGTTGCTGTCTGATCCGCTGCCGCGTCGGTGGGCGCACTCGCTGGGGGTCGCCAAGCGTGCCCGCTCCTTGGCCCCGATCATGGGGGGCGATGGCGAGTTGCTGGAAGCTGCCGCGGTGCTGCATGACATTGGGTACTCGCCGGCCATCGCCGCTACAGGCTTCCACCCGCTGGACGGCGCGCGGTTCCTCCGAGACCAGGAAGGGGCCGACGAACGGGTTGTTCGTCTCGTGGCTCACCACTCCTGCGCCCTGCTGGAAGCCGACGAACGCGGACTGAGGCAGGAGCTAGAGGGCGAGTTCGAGCTAGAGCGCCCAGACCTGGTTGACGCCTTGCTCTACTGCGACATGACAACGACGCCCGACGGGACGCAGACCACGCCGGCCGCACGGTTGGACGAGATCGTGCAGCGGTACGGCCCGGACACGATTGTCGGGCGGTTCATCCATCGCGCGGCCCCCGAGATCCACGCAGCGACGAAGCGGGTTGATGACCGGTTGGCGCAGGTCTCTGCTGGCAGTCAGCCGATGTGA
- a CDS encoding winged helix-turn-helix domain-containing protein encodes MPEASPRGTYLVIAEALRNEIEAEQGSGALPSEAEFMDMHGVSRNTIRRALKVLEAEGVVESAPGIGWRVVRGGDRRSLAERLTDVITEDSLSVGDTYPSEAKLCERFGASRTAVRRVLAQMEGNGLLATVHGKGRTVRALPTPAVRP; translated from the coding sequence GTGCCGGAGGCCAGTCCGCGCGGAACATACCTGGTCATTGCAGAGGCGCTGCGAAACGAGATCGAGGCAGAACAGGGCAGCGGCGCCCTGCCGTCTGAGGCTGAGTTCATGGACATGCATGGCGTCTCCCGCAACACGATCCGTCGTGCTCTTAAGGTTCTCGAAGCCGAGGGTGTTGTTGAGTCTGCTCCCGGCATCGGGTGGCGAGTCGTTCGGGGCGGCGACCGTCGATCTCTCGCGGAACGGCTGACCGATGTGATCACGGAGGACTCGCTGTCAGTGGGTGACACGTACCCGTCCGAGGCGAAACTGTGCGAGCGGTTCGGAGCGTCCCGTACCGCAGTGCGCCGTGTCCTGGCCCAAATGGAGGGAAACGGCCTGCTTGCCACCGTTCATGGCAAGGGGCGGACAGTGCGCGCTCTCCCGACTCCCGCGGTTCGGCCGTAG